A portion of the Ardenticatenales bacterium genome contains these proteins:
- a CDS encoding FAD-dependent monooxygenase → MSSKKYDVIVVGARCAGASIALLLARAGVRVLLVDRARLPNDILSTHTVQLSGLACLEKWGLLSRLLPRGCQPYRHISMDFGDFSFTGAPPAAGDVADTICCRRTVLDAVLLEAAIEAGVEWRGGFPVQELITDNGKVAGILNRGHSKSPVVEKASLVIGADGMRSTVARLVNADAYSTVPSLTFSFYSYWDNIDIEHAHLYVRDGCAMAMIPTNDRATIVVVQQRLDQFGAFRKNIAHSFLQAWEAIPGAVERLSAGTRLEPFKGTPYQPNFFRKPWGDGWALVGDAGSHKDSVTAQGIGNTFYDAEFLADALITGLSGESCMDTALAAYHQKRDAYLLPIYRRTLEVAKLELPTGRMKRIFEAMANNPQQRNHFLGIDAGTVHPDHFFSDENIRLILAEVEQKPA, encoded by the coding sequence ATGAGCAGTAAAAAATACGACGTCATTGTGGTCGGCGCGCGTTGCGCGGGAGCGTCGATTGCCCTTTTGTTGGCACGCGCAGGAGTAAGGGTATTACTGGTCGATCGCGCCAGACTACCCAACGATATCCTATCAACACATACGGTTCAATTGTCCGGTCTTGCCTGTCTGGAAAAATGGGGGTTATTGTCCAGGCTCTTGCCCAGGGGATGCCAGCCATATAGACACATTTCAATGGATTTTGGGGATTTTTCATTTACGGGTGCGCCTCCGGCTGCCGGCGACGTCGCGGATACGATTTGTTGTAGACGAACAGTCCTGGATGCGGTTCTGTTGGAAGCCGCCATCGAAGCGGGGGTAGAATGGCGAGGTGGGTTTCCGGTGCAAGAACTCATTACCGATAACGGCAAAGTTGCCGGCATCCTCAACCGGGGCCACTCAAAATCACCTGTGGTTGAGAAGGCGTCCCTGGTTATCGGCGCCGATGGTATGCGGTCAACGGTAGCCAGACTGGTTAACGCGGACGCATATTCCACAGTGCCCAGCCTGACTTTCTCTTTCTACTCCTACTGGGACAATATCGATATTGAGCACGCGCACCTCTACGTGCGCGACGGCTGCGCCATGGCGATGATTCCGACCAATGATCGGGCCACTATTGTGGTGGTGCAACAACGCCTGGATCAATTTGGGGCATTTCGCAAAAACATCGCGCATAGCTTCTTGCAGGCGTGGGAAGCAATACCCGGCGCAGTGGAAAGATTATCAGCCGGCACGCGCCTGGAACCATTCAAGGGAACACCGTATCAACCAAACTTCTTCCGCAAACCGTGGGGAGACGGGTGGGCGCTGGTAGGTGATGCCGGCAGCCATAAGGACTCCGTTACAGCGCAAGGCATCGGCAACACTTTTTACGATGCCGAGTTTCTGGCCGACGCGTTGATAACCGGATTGTCTGGTGAAAGCTGTATGGACACTGCGCTGGCGGCATATCACCAAAAGCGTGATGCGTATCTGTTGCCGATTTACAGGCGGACGCTGGAGGTTGCGAAGTTGGAACTGCCCACCGGTCGTATGAAACGCATATTTGAAGCAATGGCCAACAACCCACAGCAGCGGAACCATTTTCTGGGTATTGATGCCGGCACCGTTCACCCCGACCATTTCTTTTCTGATGAGAATATTCGCCTGATTCTAGCGGAAGTGGAACAAAAACCAGCCTGA
- a CDS encoding AAA family ATPase: MRSEEYAGREPVDQAPANSIDSHTPFTRTRWRERRLALDGSTLRIGVTGAQGVGKTTFTRALASELGLPIIDEMARTVQELGFPLGLETTLLSQVAMWFSQFDLEFSQMAYVADRTLFDVLTHSELYAERSHNEQDRLLVNAIGNATACIIRNHYHLIFYLPIEFPLYDDGIRDSSQAFQKALDAKTDELLKLLDIPFVRISGSFDQRLEIARQVISERFPNLV, translated from the coding sequence ATGCGATCAGAAGAGTATGCCGGCAGAGAGCCGGTCGACCAGGCGCCGGCAAACAGTATTGATTCACACACACCATTCACAAGGACACGCTGGCGCGAAAGGCGGCTTGCGCTAGACGGCTCGACATTGCGCATTGGCGTAACCGGTGCCCAGGGCGTAGGAAAAACAACATTTACCAGGGCATTGGCGTCCGAACTCGGCCTACCGATCATTGATGAAATGGCCAGGACTGTCCAGGAATTGGGATTTCCCCTCGGTCTGGAGACCACACTGTTATCGCAGGTAGCGATGTGGTTTTCGCAGTTTGACCTGGAATTCAGCCAGATGGCTTATGTGGCGGATCGTACACTCTTTGACGTGTTAACACATAGCGAACTTTACGCAGAACGCAGTCACAACGAACAAGACAGGTTGCTGGTAAACGCCATTGGGAACGCAACGGCCTGCATTATACGCAACCATTACCATCTCATTTTCTATTTACCTATAGAATTTCCCCTCTATGACGACGGTATACGAGATTCATCTCAAGCATTCCAAAAAGCATTGGATGCAAAAACGGATGAGTTGTTGAAGCTGCTTGACATCCCTTTTGTTCGAATCAGCGGGAGTTTTGATCAAAGACTCGAAATTGCCCGGCAGGTCATTTCAGAACGATTCCCGAATCTGGTGTGA